Proteins from a single region of Streptomyces glaucescens:
- a CDS encoding MDR family MFS transporter translates to MADDARSTAAQPRGPQRGVDAREHVSGDVLVSIGALLLGMLLAALDQTIVSTALPTIVSELGGLDHLSWVVTAYLLASTAATPLWGKLGDQYGRKRLYQTAIVIFLIGSALCGMAQNMPQLIAFRALQGLGGGGLMVLSMAIVGDLVPPRDRGRYQGLFGAVFGATSVLGPLLGGVFTEHLSWRWVFYVNLPVGVIALAVIAAVLHMPRKTARHVIDYLGTFLIASVATCLVLVASLGGTTWSWGSPQIIGLLVLGVLLAVAFVAVERRAAEPVLPLKLFRIRTFTLSALISLVVGFAMFGAMTYLPTFLQVVQGVSPTMSGVHMLPMVLGLLLASTVSGQIVSRTGRWKVFPIAGTGVTTLGLLLLHALDENSSDLRISTFFFVFGLGLGLVMQVLVLIVQNAVSYEDLGVATSGATFFRSIGAAFGVAVFGTVFAGRLGDKLTAAFRGAELPPGVSVDALEGDPRGLAQLPPELRPAALHAYATAITDVFLYAAPVALVGFVLAWFLKEDRLRGSVTAPDVTETLASNPVERSSYDEVCRALSVLGTREGRREVYRTITARAGYDLLPAASWLLLRMKRYGWVEPAVLADRTVVPLGVLLEAARQVEERRLAVREGLDLVLTERGHEVAERLAHAREESLAELLGDWWEPGRQTDDLTELVRELNAELCGSDREQPHDARPAASRFR, encoded by the coding sequence ATGGCCGATGACGCGCGCAGCACGGCGGCTCAGCCGCGCGGCCCGCAGCGCGGGGTGGACGCCCGGGAGCACGTCTCCGGTGACGTCCTGGTCTCGATCGGCGCCCTGCTCCTCGGCATGCTGCTGGCCGCGCTGGACCAGACGATCGTGTCCACCGCGCTGCCGACGATCGTCAGCGAGCTGGGCGGCCTGGACCACCTGTCGTGGGTGGTCACCGCCTATCTGCTGGCGTCGACGGCCGCCACGCCGCTGTGGGGGAAACTGGGCGACCAGTACGGGCGCAAGCGGCTCTACCAGACCGCCATCGTGATCTTCCTGATCGGCTCGGCGCTGTGCGGCATGGCGCAGAACATGCCCCAGCTCATCGCCTTCCGCGCGCTCCAGGGACTGGGCGGCGGCGGGCTGATGGTGCTGTCCATGGCCATCGTCGGCGATCTCGTGCCGCCCCGGGACCGGGGGCGCTACCAGGGACTGTTCGGCGCCGTCTTCGGCGCGACCAGCGTGCTCGGACCGCTGCTCGGCGGCGTCTTCACCGAGCACCTGAGCTGGCGCTGGGTGTTCTACGTCAACCTGCCGGTCGGTGTGATCGCGCTCGCCGTGATCGCGGCCGTGCTGCACATGCCGCGCAAGACCGCCCGGCACGTCATCGACTACCTCGGCACCTTCCTCATCGCCTCGGTCGCCACCTGCCTGGTGCTGGTCGCCTCCCTCGGCGGCACCACCTGGAGCTGGGGATCGCCGCAGATCATCGGCCTGCTGGTGCTGGGGGTGCTGCTCGCGGTGGCGTTCGTCGCGGTGGAGCGGCGGGCGGCGGAGCCGGTGCTGCCGCTGAAGCTGTTCCGGATCCGCACCTTCACCCTGTCCGCGCTGATCAGCCTGGTCGTCGGTTTCGCCATGTTCGGCGCGATGACGTACCTGCCGACGTTCCTCCAGGTCGTGCAGGGCGTGTCGCCGACCATGTCGGGCGTGCACATGCTGCCCATGGTGCTGGGCCTGCTGCTGGCGTCGACCGTGTCCGGGCAGATCGTCAGCCGCACCGGCCGCTGGAAGGTGTTCCCGATCGCGGGCACCGGCGTCACCACGCTCGGTCTGCTGCTGCTCCACGCGCTGGACGAGAACAGCTCGGACCTGCGGATCAGCACCTTCTTCTTCGTCTTCGGCCTCGGTCTGGGCCTGGTCATGCAGGTGCTGGTGCTGATCGTGCAGAACGCGGTGTCGTACGAGGACCTGGGCGTCGCCACCTCCGGCGCGACCTTCTTCCGGTCCATCGGGGCCGCGTTCGGCGTCGCCGTGTTCGGCACAGTCTTCGCCGGCCGCCTCGGCGACAAGCTCACCGCCGCCTTCCGCGGCGCGGAACTGCCGCCCGGCGTCTCCGTGGACGCCCTGGAGGGCGATCCGCGCGGCCTGGCCCAGCTCCCGCCGGAGCTGCGCCCCGCCGCGCTGCACGCCTACGCCACGGCCATCACGGACGTCTTCCTCTACGCCGCGCCGGTGGCCCTGGTCGGCTTCGTGCTGGCGTGGTTCCTCAAGGAGGACCGGCTGCGCGGCTCCGTCACCGCGCCCGACGTGACGGAGACGCTGGCCAGCAACCCGGTGGAACGGTCCTCGTACGACGAGGTGTGCCGGGCGCTGTCGGTGCTGGGCACCCGTGAGGGGCGGCGCGAGGTGTACCGGACGATCACCGCGCGGGCGGGCTACGACCTGCTGCCCGCCGCGAGCTGGCTGCTGCTGCGGATGAAACGGTACGGCTGGGTGGAGCCCGCGGTGCTCGCCGACCGCACCGTCGTGCCGCTCGGGGTGCTGCTGGAGGCCGCCCGGCAGGTCGAGGAGCGGCGGCTGGCCGTCCGCGAGGGACTCGACCTGGTCCTCACCGAGCGGGGCCACGAGGTCGCCGAACGGCTGGCACACGCGCGGGAGGAGTCCCTGGCGGAGCTGCTCGGCGACTGGTGGGAGCCGGGCCGGCAGACCGACGACCTCACGGAACTGGTGCGGGAGCTGAACGCCGAGCTGTGCGGCTCCGACCGCGAGCAGCCCCACGACGCGCGTCCGGCGGCGTCCCGGTTCCGCTGA
- a CDS encoding HAD family hydrolase: MTATTVLTARALLLDMDGTLVNSDAVVERIWRRWADRHGLDGDEVMKVVHGRQGYASMAVLLPHRPMAQNHADNARMLAEETADLDGVVPVPGAPAFLAALRGLPHALVTSADVALSTARMAAAGLPLPGVRVTAESVGASKPDPEGFLKGAAELGVAPADCVVFEDSGAGITAGRAAGMRVVGVGPRAAAHRPDVLVRDLTEVRVEPAGDGTIRLHIDGRR, translated from the coding sequence ATGACGGCCACCACCGTGCTCACCGCCCGCGCCCTCCTGCTCGACATGGACGGCACCCTCGTCAACTCCGACGCCGTGGTGGAACGGATCTGGCGCCGCTGGGCCGACCGGCACGGACTCGACGGCGACGAGGTGATGAAGGTGGTCCACGGCCGCCAGGGATACGCCTCGATGGCCGTCCTGCTGCCGCACCGGCCGATGGCACAGAACCACGCGGACAACGCGCGCATGCTCGCCGAGGAGACCGCCGACCTGGACGGCGTCGTGCCGGTGCCCGGCGCGCCCGCCTTCCTCGCCGCCCTGCGCGGCCTCCCGCACGCCCTCGTGACCTCGGCGGACGTGGCCCTCTCCACGGCCCGCATGGCCGCCGCGGGCCTGCCCCTGCCCGGCGTCCGCGTCACCGCCGAGTCCGTCGGCGCCAGCAAGCCCGACCCCGAGGGCTTCCTCAAGGGCGCCGCCGAACTGGGCGTCGCCCCCGCCGACTGCGTCGTCTTCGAGGACTCCGGCGCGGGCATCACCGCGGGCCGCGCCGCCGGCATGCGCGTCGTCGGCGTCGGCCCCCGGGCCGCCGCCCACCGCCCGGACGTGCTGGTCCGCGACCTGACCGAGGTGCGCGTCGAGCCGGCCGGGGACGGCACGATCCGGCTGCACATCGACGGGCGCCGCTAG
- a CDS encoding peptidoglycan-binding domain-containing protein — translation MAEPKGHTCPECGAVRGADNTPSCACGERAADALRDARTAEQAAAEDFDPLRIRPYVDLDGAGEPQAAPGGSASDAEPTMPLRPVEPEPATTVLPTPLAPPAAAPSADDLGLFDEGARDPGTAPAGPGRAGTERPRRRRTAALVVSGGVVAVIAAAALAGGLFSYDPPSRDTALPEDVREAVPEARTSAAAPSAPAPGTASASASASSASPSASESTSPSASPSPSRSSASPTPTPTPTPTPAPSTTTARPSVSAVAPEEDPPVLQRGDRGPEVTELQLRLRQLYLYNDDAHGTFDQSVEQALRNYQSSRGLHDELSVYGPRTREALERETREP, via the coding sequence GTGGCGGAGCCGAAGGGGCACACCTGCCCGGAGTGCGGGGCGGTCCGGGGGGCCGACAACACCCCGTCGTGCGCCTGCGGCGAGCGGGCGGCCGACGCGCTGCGCGACGCCCGCACGGCGGAGCAGGCGGCGGCGGAGGACTTCGACCCGCTGCGGATACGCCCGTACGTCGACCTGGACGGCGCCGGGGAGCCGCAGGCCGCGCCCGGGGGGTCCGCGTCGGACGCCGAGCCGACCATGCCGCTGCGCCCGGTGGAGCCGGAGCCGGCGACGACCGTGCTGCCCACCCCACTGGCCCCGCCCGCCGCCGCGCCCAGCGCCGACGACCTCGGCCTGTTCGACGAGGGCGCGCGGGACCCGGGGACCGCCCCCGCGGGGCCGGGGCGCGCCGGGACCGAGCGTCCGCGGCGCCGCCGTACCGCGGCACTCGTCGTCTCCGGCGGGGTCGTCGCCGTCATCGCGGCGGCGGCCCTGGCCGGCGGACTCTTCTCCTACGACCCGCCGTCGCGGGACACCGCGCTGCCGGAGGACGTCCGCGAGGCCGTCCCGGAGGCCCGCACCAGCGCGGCAGCCCCCTCCGCACCGGCCCCCGGCACCGCCTCCGCCTCCGCCTCCGCGTCCTCCGCCTCCCCGTCCGCGTCGGAGAGCACCAGCCCGTCCGCCTCGCCGAGCCCGTCGCGGTCCAGCGCCTCCCCCACCCCGACACCGACCCCCACGCCCACCCCGGCCCCGTCCACGACCACCGCCCGGCCCAGCGTGTCGGCCGTCGCCCCGGAGGAGGACCCGCCCGTCCTCCAGCGCGGCGACCGCGGCCCCGAGGTCACGGAGCTCCAGCTCCGCCTGCGCCAGCTCTACCTCTACAACGACGACGCCCACGGGACCTTCGACCAGTCCGTCGAGCAGGCCCTGCGCAACTACCAGTCGTCCCGCGGCCTCCACGACGAGCTGAGCGTGTACGGGCCGAGGACGCGGGAGGCCCTGGAGCGGGAGACGCGCGAGCCCTGA